The sequence below is a genomic window from Streptococcus pantholopis.
TGATTCAATATCACCACTCATTAATGATTTACCATCTATTAATCTATTCTCAATGATACTAGTATTATTGTTTATTGAATTATGATATTTAATGTTAACTTCATATTTTTGTGTGTCACTCTTCTGAGTTCCGTTATTAAACCTGTAAAAATTTACAATCTGAGTATCATTATCAAAACCATTCTGAATAACTAAATCAACATACTGGTATGGTTCAACGGTCACATCTCTCAAAATCAACTTATGAATTGTACTTTCAAAGTTATTATTTTCAATAATTAGTTTAGCTTGAACATAATTTTCTAAAACATTTGTATCATCACTTCCCAATTTTTCACCATTAACAGTTTTGGGAACATTTATAAAGCTCTTATTTGTTATTTTAACCTTTCCAAAATACTTTCCTACATTACTAAAAATAATAGGAAGAACAATTAAAATTAATCCAACTATTATAGGAGCGATTATCCAATTAATTAGTTTCTCATGTTGATTAATATATGCCTTCAATCTAGCAATCATATTAGAAATTTCATTCATATTTTCTTCATCTCTTCAATCCGCGCCATTGTCGCATCGTATTTAGCTTGGTAGTCGGCTTGTTTTTGCCGTTCTTTTTCGACGATTTCCGGTTTGGCCTTGGCAACAAATTTTTCATTGCCCAACTTTTTGCCGACCATATCCAATTCTTTCTGCCACTTACTGAGTTCTTTACTGAGGCGGGTCAGCTCCTCATCAACATTAAGGAGATCAGCCAGCGGCAGGAAGATCTCCGCTCCTGTGATCACACTGGACATTGTCAGTTCCGGAGCTTCAATATGCTCAGAAATTTCCAAATGCTCCGGATTGGTAAAACGTGTGATGTAACTGATATTTTCCTTAAAGAAACGCTCCAGTTTGCTGTCGCTGGTCTTGATAAGGATGGTAATGGGTTTGCTTGGGGCAACATTGACTTCTGCTCTGCTGTTGCGTACCGCACGAATCAAGTCCTTGAGGCTTTCCACTCCCTTGTGAGCTTCTGCATTATCAAAGGCAGGGTTCACTAGCGGATAGGCTGCTGTTACGATTGAACCATCAGCATATTGGCCAAAAATTTCCTCAGTTACAAAAGGCATGATAGGGTGAAGCAGGCGCAGGATGTTATCCAAGGTATAAAGCAGAACAGAGCAGGTGATGATTTTTTCATCTTCATTGTTGCTGTAAAGCACTTCTTTAGTCAGCTCCACATACCAATCGGCAAACTCGTCCCAGATAAAGTTATAAAGACTGTGGCCTGCCACTCCGAATTCAAATTTATCAAAGTTTTCAGTTACTTTTTCAATTGTCTTATTTAGGTTGTGGAGAATCCAGCGGTCTGTCACATTGCCGGCCTGGCCAGCTGCTACCTTAGCCACATTCTCACTGGCTGCAGAAAGCTCTAAGCCCTCATTGTTCATGAGAATGTAGCGGGATATATTCCAAATCTTGTTAATAAAATTCCAAGCAGCGTCCATTTTATCGTAAGAAAAGCGGACATCCTGCCCTGGGGCAGAACCGTTGGAGAGGAACCAGCGCAGGGCATCGGCTCCATACTGGTCAATGACATCCATAGGATCGATGCCATTTCCAAGAGACTTGGACATCTTGCGGCCCTGTTCATCGCGGATAAGGCCGTGAAGCAGGACATTTTGGAAGGGTCTGCGGCCGGTGAACTCTAAAGATTGGAAAATCATGCGCGACACCCAGAAAAAGATAATATCATAACCTGTAACTAGGGTTGAAGTTGGGAAATAACGTTTGAAGTCCTCACTTTCAGTGTCTGGCCAGCCCATAGTGGAAAACGGCCAGAGAGCAGAAGAAAACCAGGTGTCAAGGACGTCTTCGTCTTGTGTCCAGCCGTCACCTTGCGGAGCTTCTTCTCCAACATAGATGTCCCCGTCAGCATTGTACCAAGCAGGGATCTGGTGTCCCCACCAGAGCTGGCGGGAAATCACCCAGTCGTGAACATTTTCCATCCATTGCAGGAAGGTGTCGTTGAAGCGTGTCGGATAGAAGTCTACCTTATCATCTGTCGCCTGATTGGCAATAGCATGTTTAGCCAGCTTATCCATTTTGACAAACCATTGGGTGGACAGGCGCGGTTCAACTGGGACACCGGTGCGCTCTGAATGACCGACAGAATGGACATGTTTTTCAATCTTGACAAGGGCACCGATTTCTTCCAGTTTGGCAACTGTTGCCTTGCGGGCTTCGAAACGCTCCATCCCGGAAAACTCACCGGCCAGGTCATTCATTGTTCCGTCATCATTCATGACATTAACCTGAGGCAGGTTATGGCGCTGACCGACCTCAAAGTCATTCGGATCATGAGCAGGGGTGATTTTCACAACCCCCGTTCCAAACTCAGGATCAGCGTGTTCATCAGCCACGATTGGAATAGCTTTATTGACGATTGGTAGAATAACATTTTGGCCAATCAGGTCTCTATAACGCGGATCCTCCGGATTAACAGCGACAGCCACATCTCCAAACATGGTTTCAGGCCGTGTTGTTGCGACCTCTAAAGCGCGCGAACCATCTTCAAGCATGTAGTTCATATGGTAGAAGGCTCCCTCGACATCTTTATGAATAACCTCAATGTCTGACAGAGCTGTTCTGGCAGCCGGATCCCAGTTGATGATGAACTCACCGCGGTAAATCCAGCCTTTTTTATAAAGGTCAACAAAAACCCTGCGGACAGCTTTCGACAAACCGTCATCCAGCGTAAATCGCTCACGCGCATAATCAAGAGAAAGCCCCAGCTTCCCCCACTGCTCCTTGATGGTGGCCGCATACTCGTCCTTCCATTCCCAGACTTTATCCAAGAATTTCTCACGGCCCAGATCGTAGCGGGAAATCCCTTGCTCGCGCAGACGCTCCTCGACTTTTGCCTGAGTGGCAATCCCTGCATGGTCCATCCCCGGCAGCCAGAGGGTATCAAAGCCCCGCATGCGCTTCTGGCGGATAATGATATCCTGCAAGGCCGTGTCCCAAGCATGCCCCAGGTGCAGTTTCCCAGTAACATTGGGCGGCGGAATCACGATGGAATAGGGCTTAGCCTTCTTATCCCCCGACGGCTTAAAAACATCTTGGTCCAACCAAGTTTGATAACGCCCAGCCTCAACCTCGGCCGGATTGTATTTTGGTGAAAGTTGTTTCATTTTTGTATCTCCTTCTGTTTTTCATTAAGATGAACTTTCAATTTATCTCTTTTATTTTTGAGTTTGCTTAATTCATTTTTTGTTACTTGATAATCAAATCTATATAACTGATTTTGCAAGTGATTAATTTCATTGTATAATTCATTCACTTGTTCTGTCATCTTAGGATTTTCAAAATCAATATTTTTTAATTTTGCTACATATTCCTGTTTTTTCCCAAAATGTTTTGAGAAAAAATATATCGCACTTAAAATACTTACTATAAATAATATAAAAACAAAATTTTCATAAAAAGAAAATTTATTTGTATAAAAATGTATAAGTTTTATTATTACATACATATAAGGAATTATATAAAAGAAAACTAACAACATCAACTGTTTTTTTGAAGAGATGAATGAATCTATTTCCCATGATCCCTCCACTAAATCTTGTGCAAATAAACAAATAATTGAATACCAATCAAAAAACATACATATATAAAAGTAATAATGATTCGAATTAATATTTGAAGTATATATAAAAAAGGTAGCGAGCAAAAATAGTAATGCTAGACAACGAATAACATTATATGAATATCTCAGAAATTGAAATTGAGTTTCCTTTTTAGAACGCTCCCAATCATATTTTAAGAGTAATTCTAAGTATTTAACTAGTTTATCTACTTGGTCATTCGAATAATCAAAACTATCCAACAAATCCCATATATGCCCATCTTTCATGTAATATTCTTGAGAGTATTTGAAATTCATTCTAAAACCATATGAATTTATCAGTGTTTTAAGCCTGTTTATTGCCGATAGACGATTCCTCCTATTCGATAAATTAACTGCTATTAATTTTATTTCTCTGCGCCATTTAGAGCGCTCTTTTGTAATATAATCTAGTCGATTTCTCTTGCTGGATTGGATAAAAGTAAAAATAGCACTGACTATCGTCCCAATCCCAAAAGCTGCTAATAACTCAGCCATAGTTGCAATACTCATTAACTCACTCCTTATAATTTATTCAAAGTTTCGTAATACTCAAACCAAGTTCCCCAGATGTTTAAAGTCTTATTTAGATATTTCACTATATAAGATTTGTCAAAACTAAGAAATTTCCTTAGGTAGTAGGGCCGCTTTAATATGCCTTCCCCTCCCACTCACTTTTGAGCAGCCCGTAGCGCAGGCTGGCGCAGCGTCTGTCTTGGGCATCTTTGCGGTCACGGATTCTGGCCTCTAAGGTAAAGCCCAGTTTTTCGGCAATACGGCGGCTCGGTTTGTTATAGTCATAACAGGTCAATTCGATTTTGTGAAGATTAAGCAAAGTGAAGCCTATTTCCAGCAGTGCACGTGCAGCTTCCGGCATATAGCCCTGTCCCCAGTAAGCGGGGTGCAGAGTATAGCCCATCTCCAGCACATCATCTGCATGGCGGTGGCTGAAATCCAGTGAACCTACTACTTTATTTTGGCCTTTGATAGTAATGCCGTAACCTGAAGGGAGGTCTTCTTTTTGCAGATTTTGCGGATAAATTTGCTCAAGGTAGTAAATTTCTTCTTCTACTGTTTGTACTGGCGGAAAGCCCGCCGGCCAGCTAACTTCCGGCAGACTGGCATAGGCAAAAATATCAGCTGCATCTGCGACTGTCCGCTGACGCAAGTAGAGACGGTCGGTTTCTATCGCAGGTAAAATCTTATCTTTGACCTGCCCTAAAATTTTTATCATATTTTTTCCTTGCTTTCTTGATGAAACTGCCTGACTGATCTGAATCTTCTTCGTCCAGATAGCGGTAAGTCCTCTTCTTACTGTCCCCATATAGATAAGGGGGTGAAAATCTGTGCTTCTGAAATAGCCTTTCTCATCAAACAATCTGTCGTCCGCCCATCGTTTAGTGATACGAGCTGTGAAATTGACATAATGTTCCCATTGCTGTACAGTTTCCACCTGACATTCCAAATTAAACGGGCAGGCTGTCAGCAGCGGAGCATCTATCGTTTCAGCCTGACTGTACGATACAGATAATTCTGAGAGCTTATCCTGACCTGTCATAAAGCCAGCGCTTTCCATAATTCAAGCTTCTTTTCTTTCAGGAATATTAAGTGTAAAAGAACCATATTTTTGAATCTGCCGGACAGCGTTGTTCCCTTCAAACAAACCAATGACAACCATATCGCCTAAACTATAGGATGAACTGGCTGTTGTGATATTATAGCTGAATACCTCATCTCTATATCCTAGGATAAAGATGGGAAAGCCATAATACATTTTCAAGTGCTTGTTTCACTTAATTCTCTTTTTTCTGCTTAATGGCCAATAAATTAACATCAGCTCACCAAATTTTTCTGCTGCAATAGAAAAACGTCCCTGTCAATTCTGACAGGGACGAATCTCATTGTGATTTCCGCGGTACCACCCAGATTCGGGCTTCAAGCCCGCTGCTCTATTTATCTTTCTTCTAATCTTCAGCAACTCTTCTGACATCTGTACGGATTTCTCAGCCCCACCGCTTTCTGTAAACAGACAAACTCAAAATACCTCTGAATGCTTTTTATTTTAACAGAATTTCCAGCAAAAAGCAATCTAGCTCGGTCCTGTCCATGTTTCTTCGACATAAGCCAGTTCTTCTGCAAAGGTATCCTGATCCTCTTCTAAGGAAACATCGTAAACTTTATCATTTTTTTCGGTTGTAAAGAACCAGACACAAAAGAGTTTCCCCTTATTTTTTGCAGTGCCGTAAATCTGATAAGCATCATTGCCTGAAATAGCTGCCCTTGAGCCTGTCAGTCCATCAAAAAGGCCTGCTTCTTTTAGATTGGCAAAGCAGGCAGCTGCAGTTCGCTCCAGAACATCGCCCTTGATTGTTTCGGCACCCAAGTCTTCCTTGGTGTAAGCATAAAGAGTTACAGCATTATAGGCTGACAAATCAGAATACTGATAGCTCTTTCCGCCATCTAAATCTGTGAAACTGACCCAGTCGTTAGGAACATAAACATAACCGTAGTCAACGTTACCAATCCGCTGTATACCAGACAGGGGAGATTCTTCTCTGGAAGAAGAATTTCTTGTCGCTATGCAAGACTGAGAGGACGTCTGATCAGTCGATTCAGAAGAAGCCCCTCCCCTAATTACTAGGCTGCAAGCTGGTAAAAACTGGCTGCTATCAATAGATTAAGTAAAAACAATAGTTTCTTTTTCATATATCTGCGCTTTCATAAAATGTCAGTAAGTGCTCTTTTTAAATAAACCATCCGGCGCATCATGAAAACCCTTGCCGGCACGGTAATTATCAAATTTCCCCTGAATAAACTGATAAGCATCTCGCTTGCTCTCATAGCGAATATAGGCATCAGCTGCTTGCTCATCCTTGTCCTCCTCAGCAAGCTTTCGACTGGCTGCCATAGCCATCTCGTTCACCGCAATCTGTGAATCAATCCAAGCCTCAAAATCCCGTAAAAATTCCTGTTCGTAAGTCATTTATAAATAACCCCTTTATTGTTGATGCCTTATTATACCATTTTTCAAAAACAAAATAAGTTTTTATTCTCAGCTGTCAGGGTCAATCTGCTTAATCACTTTGGCGGGAACGCCGCCGACAACTATAAGCTGGGACATCTTTACTGACCACAGCACCAGCAGCCACAACGACCCAGTCGCCTATGGTCACACCGCTGAGAACAGTTGCATTAAAGCCAATCCATACATTCTGACCCAGTTTAATCGGCGCATAATGGTTTTTGCGCTTCATTGAAGGCCTGAGGTCATGGTTAACCGTCGCCAGAACGACATTGTGACCGATAAAGCAGCCATCACCGATTTCAAGGCCGCCTTGATCCTGAAAATGACAGCCCGAGTTAATAAAAATATCTTTACCCAAACTGATATTTTTGCCATAATCCGTATAAAAAGGCGGAAAAAGACGAAAGCTCTCATCACTCTCTTTTTCCGCAGCATTTAGCCCGTGTTCAATTTAATAAGATACAAAGGGCGTAAAGAAATCCGTATGAAAATGGCGGTAAGTCCGAAATCTCTGATTTCGCAGACGCTCCCCTGCCAGAACGACTAGAAAGGTGCGGTCGACTGTTAAGGCGACAAAACCTTCAGACGGCAACGGCTGATGGTAACTAAGTAAGGATACAAATTTCCAGCCCCTTCACTCTCCCTTTTCTGGGTTCGGGCTGAAATCATCCACTGGATGATTTCACTGCACAGCTCTTAGGCCGTGTTCAATTAACAAGATACAAAGGGCGTTCAAGCTCACAGCAAAAATAGGAGCCTGACCGCCGAGTCACTAAAGACTCAAGGGAGGGCTGTCTTTTT
It includes:
- a CDS encoding valine--tRNA ligase translates to MKQLSPKYNPAEVEAGRYQTWLDQDVFKPSGDKKAKPYSIVIPPPNVTGKLHLGHAWDTALQDIIIRQKRMRGFDTLWLPGMDHAGIATQAKVEERLREQGISRYDLGREKFLDKVWEWKDEYAATIKEQWGKLGLSLDYARERFTLDDGLSKAVRRVFVDLYKKGWIYRGEFIINWDPAARTALSDIEVIHKDVEGAFYHMNYMLEDGSRALEVATTRPETMFGDVAVAVNPEDPRYRDLIGQNVILPIVNKAIPIVADEHADPEFGTGVVKITPAHDPNDFEVGQRHNLPQVNVMNDDGTMNDLAGEFSGMERFEARKATVAKLEEIGALVKIEKHVHSVGHSERTGVPVEPRLSTQWFVKMDKLAKHAIANQATDDKVDFYPTRFNDTFLQWMENVHDWVISRQLWWGHQIPAWYNADGDIYVGEEAPQGDGWTQDEDVLDTWFSSALWPFSTMGWPDTESEDFKRYFPTSTLVTGYDIIFFWVSRMIFQSLEFTGRRPFQNVLLHGLIRDEQGRKMSKSLGNGIDPMDVIDQYGADALRWFLSNGSAPGQDVRFSYDKMDAAWNFINKIWNISRYILMNNEGLELSAASENVAKVAAGQAGNVTDRWILHNLNKTIEKVTENFDKFEFGVAGHSLYNFIWDEFADWYVELTKEVLYSNNEDEKIITCSVLLYTLDNILRLLHPIMPFVTEEIFGQYADGSIVTAAYPLVNPAFDNAEAHKGVESLKDLIRAVRNSRAEVNVAPSKPITILIKTSDSKLERFFKENISYITRFTNPEHLEISEHIEAPELTMSSVITGAEIFLPLADLLNVDEELTRLSKELSKWQKELDMVGKKLGNEKFVAKAKPEIVEKERQKQADYQAKYDATMARIEEMKKI
- a CDS encoding GNAT family N-acetyltransferase: MIKILGQVKDKILPAIETDRLYLRQRTVADAADIFAYASLPEVSWPAGFPPVQTVEEEIYYLEQIYPQNLQKEDLPSGYGITIKGQNKVVGSLDFSHRHADDVLEMGYTLHPAYWGQGYMPEAARALLEIGFTLLNLHKIELTCYDYNKPSRRIAEKLGFTLEARIRDRKDAQDRRCASLRYGLLKSEWEGKAY
- a CDS encoding DUF1912 family protein, whose amino-acid sequence is MTYEQEFLRDFEAWIDSQIAVNEMAMAASRKLAEEDKDEQAADAYIRYESKRDAYQFIQGKFDNYRAGKGFHDAPDGLFKKSTY